The following proteins are encoded in a genomic region of Haloarcula salinisoli:
- a CDS encoding 3-keto-5-aminohexanoate cleavage protein: MPYDDYHRQKKVIITVATTGAIHGKDVNPNLPEQPEEIAQQVAACEEVGASIAHVHGRNEHGENDASRLQEVNDAIREACDDIIIQNTTGGQAGYERRVAGIRTDPPPEMASLDMGPFKRDKHIITNHTRNNIERLAVEMQAKGIKPEMEVFNSGQLAEVRRLVDEGLVEEPPYINLIFGGSFTPANPRNLLTMVDNIPDGAEFNVLAVGPHQLPLTTMAVLLGGHVRVGMEDNLYYRRGEKAKSNQQLVKRTAEIIEHLDRDIATADEAREMLGMAQKPVETAADGGQDAN; this comes from the coding sequence GTGCCATACGACGACTACCACCGGCAAAAGAAGGTCATCATCACGGTGGCCACCACCGGCGCGATCCACGGTAAAGACGTGAACCCCAACCTCCCGGAACAGCCCGAGGAGATCGCCCAGCAGGTGGCTGCCTGCGAGGAGGTCGGTGCGTCAATCGCGCACGTTCACGGGCGCAACGAGCACGGCGAGAACGACGCCAGCCGGTTGCAGGAAGTGAACGACGCGATTCGAGAGGCGTGTGACGACATCATCATCCAGAACACCACCGGCGGGCAGGCCGGGTACGAGCGCCGCGTGGCGGGCATCCGCACGGACCCGCCGCCGGAGATGGCCTCACTCGATATGGGGCCGTTCAAACGGGACAAACACATCATCACGAACCACACCCGCAACAACATCGAGCGCCTGGCCGTCGAGATGCAGGCGAAAGGCATCAAACCGGAGATGGAGGTGTTCAACTCCGGCCAGCTGGCGGAGGTCCGCCGGCTCGTCGACGAGGGGCTGGTCGAGGAGCCGCCCTACATCAACCTCATCTTCGGCGGTTCCTTCACCCCAGCGAACCCCCGGAACCTGTTGACGATGGTGGACAACATCCCCGACGGCGCGGAGTTCAACGTCCTCGCGGTCGGCCCTCACCAGCTCCCGCTGACGACGATGGCCGTCTTGCTGGGCGGCCACGTCCGTGTCGGCATGGAGGACAACCTCTACTACCGGCGCGGCGAGAAAGCAAAGAGCAACCAGCAGCTGGTCAAACGCACCGCCGAGATTATCGAGCACCTCGACCGCGACATCGCGACGGCCGACGAGGCCCGCGAGATGCTCGGGATGGCCCAGAAGCCGGTCGAGACGGCCGCCGACGGCGGGCAGGACGCGAACTGA
- a CDS encoding DUF7519 family protein: protein MTMDDSPTHEAGLPPTSRAVVVGLAAVLSSLLFLQTGLGRLLPVVAATGLALAGSLWLAGWERWTAVGHLFASLLVVPTAVGLLAVAGGAIGIAIGGGNTGPGVAAAALVALGGLLSAFGAATAPWGVYDHDRALAAVGLAGRTMVPLTVAAGVSVASGIVRLSSSGDGSGTPLGALLAPVVDLLFAPTPGRTHIAVFCLFLAVVTIAFERAMMSLPLTELLAETTDDADLSDAVESASRALGIASVAAVAVGLLALGIETGRGQAVIADTFPAGLYDLTVSLTGSPGVRQALWTVFVASVVVRLAVWLVQRAARSSADRLATVLAPYVGGSLLAGGLFVVATPLLDALLATVQSAAPAPVAAGVTRLVTPLVGSYGAGLVLLVAGLALLSVTSTAVGCLWLALVTHYLDERNPGVHIGAAGLFGATVFAATMGVSTWLVLAGLVGAVVVWDAGTFGRTLRREVGPAAETRRTELTHAGGTVAVGGVGVALTLVVLDVSRGTLAVAPGTGYVTLVVALFAAIVLAVALR from the coding sequence ATGACTATGGACGACTCACCCACTCACGAGGCGGGACTGCCCCCGACCAGCCGTGCGGTCGTCGTCGGTCTCGCCGCCGTGCTCTCGTCGCTCCTGTTCCTGCAGACGGGCCTTGGCCGACTGCTGCCGGTCGTCGCGGCGACCGGGCTGGCACTCGCCGGCTCGCTGTGGCTGGCCGGCTGGGAGCGGTGGACCGCTGTCGGGCACCTCTTCGCGAGCCTGCTCGTGGTGCCGACTGCCGTCGGGTTGCTGGCGGTAGCCGGGGGTGCAATCGGTATCGCCATCGGCGGGGGTAACACGGGTCCCGGCGTCGCTGCGGCGGCGCTGGTCGCCCTCGGCGGGCTGCTTTCCGCCTTCGGAGCCGCAACCGCGCCGTGGGGCGTCTACGACCACGACCGGGCGCTGGCCGCCGTCGGGCTCGCGGGCCGGACGATGGTGCCACTTACCGTGGCCGCCGGGGTGTCCGTCGCGTCGGGCATCGTCAGGCTCTCTTCGAGCGGCGACGGGTCGGGGACGCCTCTGGGTGCGCTCCTCGCGCCGGTCGTCGACCTGCTGTTCGCGCCGACCCCGGGACGGACACATATCGCCGTGTTCTGTCTGTTCCTCGCCGTCGTCACCATCGCCTTCGAGCGGGCCATGATGTCGCTGCCGCTGACGGAGCTGCTCGCGGAGACGACCGACGACGCCGACCTGTCTGACGCCGTCGAGTCGGCCAGCCGGGCGCTGGGCATCGCGAGTGTCGCCGCGGTCGCCGTGGGACTCCTCGCGCTGGGTATCGAAACCGGGCGGGGACAGGCCGTCATCGCCGACACGTTCCCGGCGGGGCTCTACGACCTGACGGTCAGTCTCACTGGCAGTCCCGGCGTTCGACAGGCCCTCTGGACAGTGTTCGTCGCCAGCGTCGTGGTGCGCCTGGCGGTGTGGCTGGTCCAGCGGGCTGCCCGGAGTTCGGCCGACCGGCTGGCGACGGTGCTCGCGCCCTACGTCGGCGGGAGCCTGCTGGCCGGCGGACTCTTCGTCGTGGCCACGCCGCTCCTCGATGCCCTCCTGGCGACGGTCCAGTCGGCCGCACCCGCCCCGGTCGCCGCCGGCGTCACCCGGCTCGTGACGCCGCTGGTCGGGTCCTATGGCGCCGGGCTCGTCTTACTGGTGGCCGGGCTCGCCCTGCTCAGCGTCACGAGCACTGCGGTCGGCTGCCTCTGGCTCGCGCTGGTGACCCACTACCTCGACGAGCGCAACCCCGGCGTCCACATCGGCGCTGCTGGCCTGTTCGGCGCGACCGTCTTCGCGGCGACGATGGGCGTCTCGACGTGGCTCGTCCTCGCCGGGCTGGTCGGTGCGGTGGTGGTCTGGGACGCCGGCACCTTCGGACGGACGCTGCGACGCGAGGTGGGGCCCGCCGCCGAGACGCGCCGGACGGAACTGACCCACGCGGGCGGGACGGTCGCCGTCGGTGGCGTGGGCGTCGCTCTGACCCTGGTCGTCCTCGACGTCTCCCGTGGCACTCTCGCGGTGGCGCCGGGGACAGGCTACGTCACCCTGGTCGTCGCGCTGTTTGCGGCCATCGTCCTCGCCGTCGCGCTGCGCTAG
- a CDS encoding AAA family ATPase — protein sequence MDHTAVGETCDRILDTVGEAVIADDRFLETVLTGILARGHVLLEDVPGTGKTLTAQSFATALDLSFNRIQFTPDLLPGDITGSNVFDEATGTFEFQPGPVFANVVLADEINRAPPKTQAALLEAMGEGQVTVDGDTHDLPDPFFVIATQNPVEQEGTFGLPEAQRDRFIVKTEMGYPDFSGERELLERRADRTAQAPSVTGVIDGQQVTELQAAVERVTVDGKLLDYIVELARATREDDRVNVGVSPRGIQRLFEVTRAAAVLERREYAVPDDVKRVVEPVFAHRIVLTADASVRGVDQSQVVADVLDSVEVPAVTA from the coding sequence ATGGACCACACCGCCGTGGGGGAGACGTGTGACCGCATCCTCGACACCGTCGGCGAGGCCGTCATCGCCGACGACCGGTTTCTGGAGACCGTACTGACTGGCATCCTGGCCCGTGGCCACGTCCTGCTTGAAGACGTCCCCGGGACGGGGAAGACACTCACAGCCCAGTCCTTCGCGACCGCGCTGGACCTATCCTTCAACCGCATCCAGTTCACCCCGGACCTGCTCCCGGGCGATATCACCGGGTCGAACGTCTTCGACGAGGCGACCGGGACCTTCGAGTTCCAGCCCGGCCCCGTCTTCGCCAACGTCGTGCTGGCCGACGAAATCAATCGGGCGCCGCCCAAGACCCAGGCCGCGCTGCTGGAGGCGATGGGCGAGGGACAGGTCACCGTCGACGGCGACACCCACGACCTGCCCGACCCCTTCTTCGTCATCGCCACGCAGAACCCGGTCGAGCAGGAGGGGACCTTCGGACTCCCGGAGGCCCAGCGGGACCGCTTCATCGTCAAGACCGAGATGGGCTATCCCGACTTCTCGGGCGAGCGCGAACTGCTCGAACGCCGGGCCGACCGCACCGCACAGGCGCCCTCTGTCACGGGAGTCATCGACGGCCAGCAGGTCACTGAACTCCAGGCGGCCGTCGAGCGGGTCACCGTCGACGGAAAGTTGCTGGACTACATCGTCGAACTGGCCCGGGCCACCCGCGAGGACGACCGCGTCAACGTCGGCGTCTCGCCCCGCGGTATCCAGCGGCTGTTCGAGGTGACCCGCGCCGCCGCCGTCCTGGAGCGCCGGGAGTACGCGGTGCCCGACGACGTCAAACGCGTCGTCGAGCCGGTCTTTGCCCACCGCATCGTGCTGACGGCCGACGCGAGCGTGCGAGGGGTCGACCAGTCACAGGTGGTCGCGGACGTGCTCGACAGCGTCGAGGTGCCGGCCGTCACGGCGTGA
- a CDS encoding O-acetylhomoserine aminocarboxypropyltransferase/cysteine synthase family protein: protein MTDHYGFGTRCVHAGQEEPDPATGARAPPIYQTSSYVFEDAATAADRYALEDDGNVYSRFDNPTVRMLEKRLASLEGAVDAVATGSGMAALDAATTVLASAGDNVVSASSIYGGTHSYLANTASQRAVETRFVDTLDPDAYAAAIDDDTAYVHCETIGNPSLVVPPLQEIADVAHDHGVPFFVDNTFGTPALCRPLEHGADIVWESTTKWIHGSGTTVGGVLADGGSFPWGEHGEKYPEIGGENPAWGFDFSERFGDRAFAVAARQRGLRALGDGQKPFDAWATLQGTETLSLRMERHCSNALTVAEHLEDHPDVSWVTYPGLESHETHALAAEYLEGGFGGVVTFGLEGGFEASKGFCEETELAQFLANIGDAKTLVIHPASTTHAQLSEDEQRASGVSPDLVRMSVGIEDPEDILEDIDDAIARVS, encoded by the coding sequence ATGACTGACCACTACGGCTTCGGGACACGCTGTGTCCACGCCGGCCAGGAGGAGCCGGACCCGGCCACAGGGGCCCGAGCCCCGCCAATATATCAGACTTCTTCGTACGTTTTCGAGGACGCGGCGACCGCGGCCGACCGATACGCCCTGGAGGACGACGGCAACGTCTACTCCCGATTCGACAACCCGACGGTGCGGATGCTGGAGAAACGGCTGGCGTCGCTGGAGGGGGCCGTCGACGCCGTCGCGACCGGCTCCGGGATGGCCGCTCTGGACGCCGCGACGACCGTCCTCGCGAGTGCGGGCGACAACGTGGTCTCGGCGTCCTCTATCTACGGTGGCACCCACTCCTATCTCGCGAACACCGCCAGCCAGCGCGCCGTTGAGACGCGCTTCGTCGACACGCTCGACCCCGACGCCTACGCCGCGGCCATCGACGACGACACCGCCTACGTCCACTGTGAGACCATCGGCAACCCCTCGCTCGTCGTCCCGCCGCTGCAGGAAATCGCCGACGTGGCCCACGACCACGGCGTCCCCTTCTTCGTCGACAACACCTTCGGCACGCCGGCGCTCTGTCGCCCGCTCGAACACGGCGCCGACATCGTCTGGGAGTCGACGACGAAGTGGATCCACGGCTCCGGGACGACCGTGGGCGGCGTGCTCGCCGACGGCGGCTCGTTCCCCTGGGGCGAGCATGGCGAGAAGTACCCCGAAATCGGCGGGGAGAACCCCGCCTGGGGCTTCGACTTTTCGGAGCGCTTCGGGGACCGCGCGTTCGCCGTGGCCGCCCGCCAGCGCGGCCTGCGCGCGCTCGGTGACGGCCAGAAACCGTTCGACGCCTGGGCGACCTTGCAGGGCACCGAGACCCTCTCCTTGCGGATGGAGCGACACTGCTCGAACGCGCTGACGGTGGCCGAACACCTCGAGGACCACCCCGATGTGTCGTGGGTCACCTATCCCGGGCTCGAATCCCACGAGACCCACGCACTCGCCGCCGAGTATCTCGAGGGCGGGTTCGGCGGCGTCGTCACCTTCGGCCTCGAGGGCGGCTTCGAGGCCAGCAAGGGCTTCTGTGAGGAGACCGAACTCGCGCAGTTCCTCGCGAACATCGGCGACGCGAAGACGCTGGTCATCCACCCCGCCAGCACTACCCACGCACAGCTCTCCGAGGACGAACAGCGGGCAAGCGGCGTCAGCCCTGACCTCGTCCGGATGAGCGTCGGCATCGAGGACCCCGAAGACATCCTCGAAGATATCGACGACGCCATCGCGAGGGTGAGCTGA
- a CDS encoding DUF7130 family rubredoxin-like protein — MTDMFASADEEGLAFGMTVYDEDGEELGTIRGFDQHGFYVSVEEGIQSLTDDHRTTGAAGEAELMWRCWECGAMGDIDEDIPEACPDCGAPKEDIYYWTED, encoded by the coding sequence ATGACTGATATGTTCGCCAGCGCCGACGAGGAGGGGCTCGCGTTCGGGATGACCGTCTACGACGAGGACGGCGAGGAACTCGGCACCATCCGCGGGTTCGACCAGCACGGCTTCTACGTCAGTGTCGAGGAGGGAATCCAGTCACTGACCGACGACCACCGGACCACTGGTGCGGCCGGCGAGGCCGAACTGATGTGGCGCTGCTGGGAGTGTGGTGCCATGGGCGACATCGACGAGGACATCCCCGAGGCCTGTCCCGACTGTGGCGCGCCGAAGGAGGATATCTACTACTGGACCGAAGACTAA
- a CDS encoding ketopantoate reductase family protein, producing MDIAVVGAGSLGSLLGGLLAREHDVTLVGRDPHMERVASDGLRVRGVEQFHSEPAGRTDVPASADLAVVAVKSDDTAAVAEQLADCDLEVCLSVQNGMGNEEILADALSCPVLAGTCTYGARLEEPGTVAFTGRGEVVLGAREGGESAVGQRVGAAFTEAGIDATVATDMPRRLWAKLAVNTAINATTALARVENGALADGPGADLAADAARETARVAREQGVDLTDERAVALTRQVVRDTAANRSSMLEDVAAGRPTEIDAINGYVVRVAEEPVPVNETLTRLVRTWAAGRDE from the coding sequence ATGGACATCGCCGTCGTCGGTGCGGGCAGCCTCGGCAGCCTGCTCGGTGGGTTGCTGGCCCGCGAGCACGACGTGACCCTCGTCGGTCGGGACCCACACATGGAGCGAGTGGCCAGCGATGGCCTCCGTGTGAGGGGCGTCGAGCAGTTCCACAGCGAGCCGGCGGGCCGCACCGACGTTCCGGCGAGCGCCGACCTCGCCGTCGTCGCCGTCAAGAGCGACGACACGGCCGCCGTGGCCGAGCAGCTCGCCGACTGCGACCTCGAGGTGTGTCTCTCGGTCCAGAACGGGATGGGCAACGAGGAGATACTCGCCGACGCGCTCTCCTGTCCCGTGCTCGCGGGCACCTGCACTTACGGCGCCCGGCTGGAGGAGCCGGGAACCGTCGCGTTCACGGGCCGCGGGGAGGTCGTCCTGGGCGCTCGCGAGGGCGGGGAGTCAGCGGTCGGCCAGCGGGTCGGCGCGGCGTTTACCGAGGCCGGAATCGACGCCACCGTGGCGACGGATATGCCCCGTCGACTCTGGGCGAAGCTGGCCGTCAACACCGCAATCAACGCGACGACGGCGCTCGCTCGCGTCGAGAACGGCGCACTCGCCGACGGACCGGGCGCCGACCTCGCTGCCGACGCCGCCCGCGAGACGGCCCGGGTCGCCCGCGAGCAGGGTGTCGACCTCACCGACGAGCGGGCGGTGGCGCTCACCCGGCAGGTCGTCCGCGACACCGCCGCGAACCGCTCCTCGATGCTGGAGGACGTGGCGGCCGGACGCCCGACGGAGATAGACGCCATCAACGGCTACGTGGTGCGAGTGGCCGAGGAGCCGGTGCCGGTCAACGAGACGCTGACGCGGCTGGTCCGGACCTGGGCGGCCGGCAGAGACGAGTAG
- the metX gene encoding homoserine O-acetyltransferase MetX has translation MDSNTVSVGEFEFQCGETIDDLELAYETYGDFTGDNAVLVCHALTGSAHVASRGRFEEGDQAYAWWDDIVGPGKAIDTTEYFVVCVNVPGSCYGSSGPSSTNPETGEPYGPDFPPVTVADWTEAQRRVLDELGVPALYAVVGGSVGGMNVLEWAKRHPDHVEKIVPIAAAGRLDPQCLALDGIARRAITTDENWQGGHYYDGPEPDQGLALARQIGHVMYFSKSSMERRFGRRAATREAERAFPTDPAGRFFPYRDVESYLDYNASKFVERFDANSYLYLTRAMDNYDLASGFEGDADALAAFDGAALVMSFTGDWHFTSDQSEALADALRATDTPVAHHVVDSDYGHDAFLVEPDNVGPPLADFLEVGLDGSAISDTEESDEEPSDFAPVHNSLFSS, from the coding sequence ATGGATTCGAACACCGTCTCCGTCGGCGAGTTCGAGTTCCAGTGCGGGGAGACCATCGACGACCTCGAACTGGCCTACGAGACCTACGGCGACTTTACGGGTGACAACGCCGTGCTGGTCTGTCACGCCCTGACCGGGAGCGCTCACGTCGCCTCGCGGGGCCGCTTCGAGGAGGGCGACCAGGCCTACGCCTGGTGGGACGATATCGTCGGCCCGGGGAAAGCCATCGACACGACGGAGTACTTCGTCGTCTGTGTGAACGTCCCCGGCTCCTGTTATGGCTCCAGTGGCCCGTCGAGTACGAACCCCGAGACCGGCGAGCCCTACGGGCCCGACTTCCCGCCCGTAACTGTGGCCGACTGGACCGAGGCCCAGCGCCGGGTGCTGGACGAACTGGGCGTCCCCGCCCTCTACGCGGTCGTCGGCGGCAGCGTCGGCGGCATGAACGTCCTGGAGTGGGCCAAGCGCCACCCCGACCACGTCGAGAAGATAGTGCCTATCGCCGCCGCGGGCCGGCTGGACCCGCAGTGTCTCGCACTCGATGGTATCGCCCGGCGGGCCATCACCACCGACGAGAACTGGCAGGGCGGCCACTACTACGACGGCCCCGAACCCGACCAGGGGCTGGCGCTCGCCCGGCAGATCGGCCACGTGATGTACTTCTCGAAGTCGAGCATGGAGCGGCGGTTCGGTCGCCGGGCCGCCACTCGCGAGGCCGAGCGGGCCTTCCCCACGGACCCCGCCGGCCGTTTCTTCCCGTACCGGGACGTCGAGTCGTATCTCGACTACAACGCCTCGAAGTTCGTCGAGCGTTTCGACGCCAACAGCTACCTCTATCTCACGCGGGCGATGGACAACTACGACCTCGCGAGCGGCTTCGAGGGAGACGCCGACGCGCTGGCGGCCTTCGACGGTGCGGCGCTGGTGATGTCTTTCACCGGGGACTGGCACTTCACCAGCGACCAGTCCGAAGCCCTCGCCGACGCCCTGCGGGCCACCGACACGCCGGTCGCCCACCACGTCGTCGACTCCGATTACGGCCACGATGCCTTCCTCGTCGAGCCCGACAACGTCGGGCCGCCACTCGCCGACTTCCTCGAGGTCGGCCTCGACGGGAGCGCTATCTCCGACACGGAGGAGTCCGACGAGGAGCCCTCGGACTTCGCGCCGGTCCACAACAGCCTCTTTTCGAGCTAG
- a CDS encoding DUF7269 family protein, giving the protein MNLRRFKLFGFGLVGLAGTVVAGVLVFAPDALGGLLPTLRQATEMVDPLWVGALVGVVGLLTAWHVGHGGRRTTSFDSAVETPPESVTAEETPLSGAGLDERYESAVADEPGAMDALVDRLRATAVTTYALEAEVARERATRAVADGEWTDDTVAAALLSPDRPQPLVARLRLWLDPESERERRVKRTVSAIDDLRRGPS; this is encoded by the coding sequence GTGAATCTCCGTCGGTTCAAGCTGTTCGGATTCGGTCTCGTCGGCCTGGCGGGCACCGTCGTCGCCGGCGTGCTCGTGTTCGCGCCGGACGCCCTTGGCGGACTGCTCCCGACGCTTCGACAGGCGACCGAGATGGTGGACCCGCTCTGGGTCGGTGCGCTGGTCGGCGTCGTCGGGCTTCTGACCGCGTGGCACGTCGGCCACGGCGGACGGCGGACGACCAGCTTCGACAGCGCCGTCGAGACGCCGCCGGAGTCGGTCACCGCCGAGGAGACGCCCCTTTCCGGTGCGGGCCTGGACGAGCGGTACGAGTCGGCTGTCGCCGACGAGCCGGGCGCCATGGACGCGCTGGTCGACCGGCTCCGGGCCACAGCGGTGACGACCTACGCCTTGGAGGCAGAGGTCGCCCGCGAGCGGGCCACCCGGGCCGTCGCCGACGGCGAGTGGACCGACGACACCGTCGCGGCGGCGCTGCTGTCGCCCGACCGACCGCAGCCGCTGGTGGCTCGGTTGCGGCTCTGGCTGGACCCGGAGAGCGAGCGCGAGCGACGGGTGAAACGGACGGTCAGCGCCATCGACGACCTCCGCCGGGGGCCGTCTTGA
- a CDS encoding DUF58 domain-containing protein gives MGRRVHRWRGGVAAALTLVSVGFLWGNTLLLAAVVVPLSYIVYGSLSRVPPDAALSVSRTVVDGEPTPGEPVQVALTVENTGPAALTDVRLIDGVPEELAVVDGAPRACISLPAGGRETVTYSVMAKRGSYTFGPTAVRIRTLSASDEVTVELAADGDGTLTCANTVSEVPLTDATLPRAGTLPTDSGGDGIEFHSTRSYQHGDPVNRLDWRRYAKTGELTTIDYREEQAVRTVLIVDARPAARLTPEPGYPTGAELSAYAAERLFDALSAANVVVSVAAVGLADEDVPGGLGPDGLAWVDDTDDHTAARVAQLFDGVGAAAARAATATPEPEGTIQQSSALTTDGGVGDEALEAVLARLPATAQVAVFSPLADDWATACVEAFSRRGYPTTLVSPDIARRDTVGTSLFALDRAARLRRAELAGATVVDWDLDSPIDVALRASVADLFSV, from the coding sequence ATGGGACGGCGCGTCCACCGCTGGCGCGGCGGCGTCGCCGCGGCGCTCACCCTCGTCAGCGTGGGCTTTCTGTGGGGGAACACGCTGTTGCTGGCGGCGGTCGTCGTCCCGCTCTCCTACATCGTCTACGGCTCGCTCTCGCGGGTTCCGCCCGACGCCGCCCTGTCGGTCTCCCGTACTGTGGTCGACGGCGAGCCGACGCCCGGCGAGCCGGTACAGGTGGCACTTACCGTCGAGAACACCGGGCCGGCGGCGCTGACGGACGTGCGCCTCATCGACGGTGTGCCCGAGGAACTGGCGGTCGTCGACGGCGCCCCGCGGGCCTGTATCTCACTGCCCGCGGGCGGGCGCGAGACGGTGACGTACTCGGTGATGGCAAAGCGGGGGAGCTACACCTTCGGCCCGACCGCGGTCCGAATCCGGACGCTCTCGGCCAGCGACGAGGTGACTGTCGAACTGGCGGCCGACGGCGACGGGACACTCACCTGTGCCAACACGGTCTCGGAGGTCCCGCTGACGGACGCCACGCTCCCGCGGGCTGGGACGCTGCCGACGGACAGCGGCGGGGACGGTATCGAGTTCCACTCGACGCGCAGCTACCAGCACGGCGACCCGGTCAACCGGCTGGACTGGCGCCGCTACGCCAAGACGGGCGAGCTGACGACCATCGACTACCGCGAGGAGCAGGCGGTGCGAACCGTCTTGATTGTCGACGCCAGGCCGGCCGCCCGCCTGACCCCCGAGCCGGGCTATCCGACGGGGGCGGAGCTGTCGGCCTACGCGGCCGAGCGGCTCTTCGACGCGCTGTCGGCCGCGAACGTCGTCGTCAGCGTCGCCGCGGTCGGGCTCGCCGACGAGGACGTCCCCGGCGGACTCGGACCCGACGGGCTGGCCTGGGTCGACGACACCGACGACCACACGGCCGCGCGGGTCGCACAGCTGTTCGACGGCGTCGGCGCCGCCGCGGCTCGGGCGGCGACCGCGACCCCCGAACCCGAGGGGACCATCCAACAGTCGAGCGCGCTGACGACCGACGGCGGCGTCGGGGACGAGGCCCTGGAGGCGGTGCTCGCCCGGCTCCCGGCGACGGCTCAGGTCGCCGTCTTCTCGCCGCTTGCGGACGACTGGGCGACGGCGTGTGTCGAGGCGTTCTCCCGGCGTGGCTACCCGACGACGCTGGTCTCGCCGGATATCGCCCGTCGCGACACCGTCGGCACGTCGCTGTTCGCCCTCGACCGAGCGGCCCGGCTCCGCCGGGCGGAACTGGCCGGCGCGACCGTCGTCGACTGGGACCTCGATAGCCCTATCGACGTGGCGCTGCGCGCCTCGGTCGCGGACCTGTTCAGTGTATGA
- a CDS encoding GNAT family N-acetyltransferase: MRTETATTDRARGDDYHVRWFREGDKADFMALHRETFPDGSDAWFDWKFLENPYLPETPIVVTEHDGDIVGARPNLAFQMRAGDTYHTALQSCDTMVHEDHRRQGLFSRMSERLFADYADAQPAFTFNNPNPMTTAGLEKLGCDIAGEHTTYYRIQNPAAYAGREGRLVEAATASAASAYLAARDHRFDPPGEVSVTRHTGTPAATLAGLYRRRPPSEIHAYRDEQFFDYRFGNPNWEYTTYTATLGDRPVAGVVTGTGQKEGHTVTNVADVLPLVGGPERDRALPAVFDRLVADHADSDVVAVRGRSVPHDLLTALGFHSDQRLPFAPMANPTRLVVSPIPPDGGWRVAGRDIRDITNWRPTFVEHNTA; the protein is encoded by the coding sequence ATGCGGACTGAGACGGCGACGACCGACCGAGCGCGCGGTGACGACTACCACGTCCGCTGGTTCCGTGAGGGGGACAAGGCGGACTTTATGGCCCTCCATCGGGAGACCTTCCCGGACGGCTCCGACGCGTGGTTCGACTGGAAGTTCCTCGAGAACCCGTATCTCCCGGAGACGCCCATCGTCGTCACCGAACACGACGGCGACATCGTCGGGGCCCGACCGAACCTAGCCTTCCAGATGCGCGCCGGCGACACCTACCACACGGCCCTGCAGTCCTGTGACACGATGGTCCACGAGGACCATCGCCGTCAGGGTCTGTTCAGCCGGATGAGCGAGCGTCTCTTCGCCGACTACGCCGACGCCCAGCCCGCCTTCACGTTCAACAACCCCAACCCGATGACGACGGCGGGCCTGGAGAAACTGGGCTGTGATATCGCCGGCGAACACACCACCTATTACCGCATCCAGAACCCCGCGGCCTACGCCGGCAGAGAGGGGCGGCTCGTCGAGGCGGCGACTGCCTCCGCAGCCAGTGCCTATCTCGCCGCTCGCGACCACCGGTTCGACCCGCCCGGCGAAGTGAGCGTCACCCGACACACCGGGACGCCGGCCGCGACACTGGCCGGGCTCTACCGCCGCCGCCCGCCGTCGGAAATCCACGCTTACCGCGACGAGCAGTTCTTCGACTACCGCTTTGGCAACCCAAACTGGGAGTACACCACCTACACTGCCACGCTCGGAGACCGCCCCGTCGCCGGCGTCGTCACCGGCACCGGACAGAAGGAGGGCCACACCGTCACCAACGTCGCCGACGTCCTCCCGCTGGTCGGCGGCCCCGAACGCGACCGGGCGCTCCCCGCCGTCTTCGACCGGCTCGTGGCCGACCACGCCGACTCGGACGTCGTCGCGGTCCGCGGCCGGTCCGTCCCCCACGACCTCCTGACGGCGCTGGGATTTCACAGCGACCAGCGGCTTCCCTTCGCCCCGATGGCCAACCCCACGCGGCTGGTCGTCTCGCCGATTCCCCCTGACGGCGGCTGGCGCGTCGCGGGCCGGGATATCCGGGATATTACGAACTGGCGGCCCACCTTCGTCGAACACAACACCGCCTAG